The sequence below is a genomic window from Salvelinus namaycush isolate Seneca chromosome 2, SaNama_1.0, whole genome shotgun sequence.
acatatAGTATATCACATATAgtatatcacatacagtatatctacatacagtatatctacatacagtatatcacatacagtatatcacatacagtatatcacatacagtatatcacatacagtatatctacatacagtatatctacatacagtgtgattgtatagacagtatatcacATAGAgtatatctacatacagtatatctacatacagtatatcacatacagtatatcacatacagtatatcacatacagtatatctacatacagtatatctacatatagtatatcacatacagtatatcagtcTGTTAGggaagctaacacaagtcttcaaGTCTCAATGTTGCtcatcacgtgtgtgtgtgtgtgtgtgtgtgtgtgtgtgtgtgtgtgtgtgtgtgtgtgtgtgtgtgtgtgtgtgtgtgtgtgtgtgtgcacagcgAGGTGACGGAGGCCAGTCTCAGCCTGTTGGTCGGGGTGGAGGAACCTCTGAGAGGTCTGGTGGTCCAGCCTCATCCCAGACACAGAGTCCTCATGGAATCAGTCGTGGTgagtttgatgtgtgtgtgtgtgtgtgtgtgtgtctgtgtgtgtctgtgtgtgtgttgggggtctgtgtgttgggggggtgtgtgtggggtgtgtgtgtgtgtgtgtgtgtgtgtgtgtgtgtgtgtgtgtgtgtgtgtgtgtgtgtgtgtgtgtgtgtgtgtgtctgtgtgtgttgggtgtatgtgtggtgtgtgtgtgtgtgtgtgtgtgtgtgtgtgtgtgtgtgtgtgtgtgtgtgtgtgtgtgtgtgtgtgtgtgtgtgtgtgtgtgtgtgtgtgtgtgtgtgtgtgatctcctctctgtgtgttccagAGCTATACTGCTGCTGTAGAGGGAGGTTCCAACCCAACCTTTAAATGGACGGTGGATGATAAGCCCTACTTCACCTACTACAACACAGTGCTGAACATCATATAccagaacccagctgtctacaaactatcggtgagacacacacacacacacacacacacacacacacacacacacacacacacacacacacacacacacacacacacacacacacaccacacacacacacacacacacacacagacacacacacacacacacacaatacaacataGATGACACTGATATATGGGCCCCATGTCCTGCTACTTTCGGCATCAGTTTTCACCAGATCTGAGACTCCCCACCAACTCATCCACCACTTCTGTGCAACACCAGCATGACAAACAGAAAGAGTTCAAATCCTAGATCTGTAGTTATGGGAAATCTCTACCTCAGAAATGTGATGGGAAACCTCTGTTAACAGAGTCATAACAGGGTTATAACAGAGTCATAACAGAGTCAACAGAGTCATAACAGTGTCAACAGAGTTCTAACAGGGTTATAACAGAGTCATAACAGGGTTATAACAGAGTCATAACAGTGTCAACAGAGTCATAACAGAGTCAACAGAGTTCTAACAGGGTTATAACAGAGTCATAACAGAGTCAACAGGGTTATAACAGTGTCAACAGAGTCATAACACAGTCATAACAGAATCATAAAAGAGTCATAACAGAATCATAACAGAATCATGACAGAGTCAACAGAGTCATAACACAGTCATAACAGAATCATAAAAGAGTCATAACAGAATCATAACAGAATCATAACAGAGTCATAACAGTGTCATAACAGAGTCATAACAGTGTCAACAGAGTCATAACAGAGTCATAACAGTGTCAACAGAGTCATAACAGAATCATAACAGAGTCATAACAGTGTCAACAGAGTCATAACAGAATCATAACAGAATCATAACAGAATCATAACAGAGTCAACAGAGTCATAACAGAATCATAACAGAATCATAACAGAATCATAACAGAGTCAACAGAGTCATAACAGAGTCATAACAGAGTTATGAAGAACGTGTCGTAAGCTCCGtccacagctagcttgaaatgtcACCCATGGAGCTATCCAATTGGTACCTTTTTGTAGAGCTCAATTGGTTGGTTCGTTGTCAAGGAGGGCGGTCACGTGTGTTTTGAATCAGAGGAGACTGGTTGGATCTCTGTATGGGGACTGGGACAGTAGAGGAAGACTGGTTGGATCTCTGTATGGGGACTGGGACAGTAGAGGAAGACTGGTTAGAACTCTGTATGGGGACTGGGACAGTAGAGAAAGACTGGTTGGATCTCTGTATGGGGACTGGGACAGTAGATGAAGACTGGTTGGATCTCTGTATAGGGACTGGGACAGTAGATGAAGACTGGTTAGAACTCTGTATGGGGACTGGGACAGTAGATGAAGACTGGTTAGAACTCTGTATGGGGACTGGGACAGTAGATGAAGACTGGTTAGATCTCTGTATGGGGACTGGGACAGTAGATAAAGACTGGTTGGATCTCTGTATAGGGACTGGGACAGTAGAGGAAGACTGGTTGGATCTCTGTATGGGGACTGGGACAGTAGATGAAGACTGGTTAGAACTCTGTATGGGGACTGGGACAGTAGATGAAGACTGGTTAGAACTCTGTATGGGGACTGGGACAGTAGATGAAGACTGGTTAGATCTCTGTATGGGGACTGGGACAGTAGATGAAGACTGGTTAGAACTCTGTATAGGGACTGGGACAGTAGATGAAGACTGGTTAGAACTCTGTATGGGGACTGGGACAGTGGAGGAAGACTGGTTAGATCTCTGTATAGGGACTGGGACAGTAGATGAAGACTGGTTAGAACTCTGTATAGGGACTGGGACAGTAGATGAAGACTGGTTAGAACTCTGTATGGGGACTGGGACAGTAGATGAAGACTGGTTAGAACTCTGTATGGGGACTGGGACAGTAGATGAAGACTGGTTAGAACTCTGTATGGGGACTGGGACAGTAGATGAAGACTGGTTGGATCTCTGTATGGGGACTGGGACAGTAGATGAAGACTGGTTGGATCTCTGTATGGGGACTGGGACAGTAGATGAAGACTGGTTAGAACTCTGTATAGGGACTGGGACAGTAGATGAAGACTGGTTAGAACTCTGTATGGGGACTGGGACAGTAGATGAAGACTGGTTAGAACTCTGTATGGGGACTGGGACAGTAGATGAAGACTGGTTAGAACTCTGTATAGGGACTGGGACAGTAGATGAAGACTGGTTAGAACTCTGTATGGGGACTGGGACAGTAGATGAAGACTGGTTAGAACTCTGTATAGGGACTGGGACAGTAGATGAAGACTGGTTATAACTCTGTATGGGGACTGGGACAGTAGATGAAGACTGGTTAGAACTCTGTATGGGGACTGGGACAGTAGATGAAGACTGGTTAGAACTCTGTATGGGGACTGGGACAGTAGATGAAGACTGGTTAGAACTCTGTATGGGGACTGGGACAGTAGATGAAGACTGGTTAGAACTCTGTATGGGGACTGGGACAGTAGATGAAGACTGGTTAGAACTCTGTATAGGGACTGGGACAGTAGATGAAGACTGGTTAGAACTCTGTATGGGGACTGGGACAGTAGACGAAGACTGGTTAAATCTCTGTACAGGGACTGGGACAGTAGATGAAGACTGGTTAGAACTCTGTATGGGGACTGGGACAGTAGATGAAGACTGGTTAGAACTCTGTATAGGGACTGGGACAGTAGATGAAGACTGGTTATAACTCTGTATAGGGACTGGGACAGTAGATGAAGACTGGTTAGAACTCTGTATGGGGACTGGGACAGTAGATGAAGACTGGTTAGAACTCTGTATGGGGACTGGGACAGTAGATGAAGACTGGTTAGAACTCTGTATGGGGACTGGGACAGTGGAGGAAGATATACGGTGAGCAACACACTGGTATCGGTTTGACCTTTAGAAACCCCCAGTAGTGCTGTTAGTATCTCGATGGGTGTAACATAGGACCTTGTGAAAGCTGTCCCTCATAAAGGACAATaaacacaatcaatcaatcaatgaatcaaCGGATAAGGGggagctcccccccccccccccccctgtccaccAGCCATATGGAACAGACACCTACTGGGATCAGGTAGAAGCAGAGAGAGACATGTGGAGAGTTGGGGGAGCTCCCCCCCCCCTGTCCACCAGCCATATGGAACAGACACCTGCTGGGATCAGGTAGAAGCAGAGAGAGACATGTGGAGAGTTGGGGgagctctcccccccccccccccctgtccaccAGCCATATGGAATAGACACCTGCTGGGATCAGGTAGAAGCAGAGAGAGATATGTGGAGAGTTGGGGGAGCTCCCCCCCCCTGTCCACCAGCCATATGGAACAGACACCTGCTGGGATCAGGTAGAAGCAGAGAGAGACATGTGGAGAGTTGGGAGAGTTCTCCACCCCCCCTGTCCACCAGCCATATGGAACAGACACCTGCTGGGAtcaggtagaaacagagagagacatgtgGAGAGTTGGGGgagctctcccccccccccccctgtccaccAGCCATATGGAACAGACACCTGCTGGGATCAGGTAGAAGCAGAGAGAGACATGTGGAGAGTTGGGAGAGCTCTCCCCCCCCTGTCCACCAGCCATATGGAACAGACACCTGCTGGGATCAGGTAGAAGCAGAGAGAGACATGTGGAGAGTTGGGAGAGCTCTCCCCCCCCTGTCCACCAGCCATATGGAACAGACACCTGCTGGGATCAGGTAGAAGCAGAGAGAGACATGTGGAGAGTTGGGAGAGCTCTCCCCCCCCTGTCCACCAGCGATATGGAACAGACACCTGCTGGGATCAGGTAGAAGCAGAGAGATGTGGGTAATCAATCCATCAACCAATCAATCTCCTCCTATCCTACAGGTGACGGCAATGAACCATGTGAGCAACCTGACGGACCACTTCAACGTGACGGTCGACCGTATGAACCCCATGGTCAACCTCACGGTCACCGGCGTGCCTGGCGTGGTCACGCAGGGCTCGGACCAGTTTCTGACCACAACCGTGGTCCTAGATATGTCCGTGGACGCCACCTTCCGGTAGGTTGTAGCGTGTGAgggacacgcgcacacacacacacatacacacgcaagcacgcacacCAACATATCATAAACACAGACCAAACCAAGCTAATGCTTAGACTGTCTCCTAAACATGTCTACATCTCTTTGAGACTGTCTCCTATACATGTCTACATCTCTCTGAGACTGAGACTGTCTCCTATACATGTCTACATCTCTCTGAGACTGTCTCCTATACATGTCTACATCTCTCTGAGACTGTCTCCTAAACATGTATACATCTCTCTGAGACTGTCTCCTATACATGTCTACATCTCTCTGAGACTGTCTCCTAAACATGTCTACATCTCTCTGAGACTGTCTCCTATACATGTCTACATCTCTCTGAGACTGTCTCCTATACATGTCTACATCTCTCTGAGACTGTCTCCTATACATGTCTACATCTCTTTGAGACTGTCTCCTATACATGTCTACATCTCTCTGAGACTGAGACTGTCTCCTATACATGTATACATCTCTCTGAGACTGTCTCCTATACATGTCTACATCTCTCTGAGACTGTCTCCTATACATGTCTACATCTCTCTGAGACTGTCTCCTATACATGTCTACATCTCTCTGAGACTGAGACTGTCTCCTATACATGTCTACATCTCTCTGAGACTGTCTCCTATACATGTCTACATCTCTCTGAGACTGAGACTGTCTCCTATACATGTCTACATCTCTCTGAGACTGTCTCCTAAACATGTATACATCTCTCTGAGACTGTCTCCTATACATGTCTACATCTCTCTGAGACTGTCTCCTAAACATGTATACATCTCTCTGAGACTGTCTCCTATACATGTCTACATCTCTCTGAGACTGTCTCCTATACATGTCTACATCTCTCTGAGACTGTCTCCTAAACATGTATACATCTCTCTGAGACTGTCTCCTAAACATGTATACATCTCTCTGAGACTGTCTCCTATACATGTCTACATCTCTCTGAGACTGTCTCCTATACATGTCTACATCTCTCTGAGACTGTCTCCTATACATGTCTACATCTCTCTGAGACTGTCTCCTATACATGTCTACATCTCTCTGAGACTGTCTCCTAAACATGTCTACATCTCTCTGAGACTGTCTCCTATACATGTCTACagatctctttttctctctctttgacacatgacacacacacacacacacacacacacacacacacacacacacacacacacacacacacacacacacacacacacacacacacacacacacacacacacacacagtctctgtgtgTGATAATGGCAGCCTTCTATGTGGGACAGGGTTTTGATTTACAGTCTTGTGGTTAGAGCAGATTGCTGACAGGAATGTTCccctccgtttctctctctccttccctctctctctccactctatcgttttacctccatctccctccttccctccttccctccgtctctcttcactctcttgtTCATCTCAGTGAGCGATCCAGAgtttccactcctctctctccaaacCCTCCACTGCTTCTCAGACACTAGTTTAACTttccagaatgtgtgtgtgtgtgtgtgtctgtgtgtgtgtgtgtgtgtgtgtgtgtgtgtgtgtgtgtgtgtgtgtgtgtctgtgtctgtgtctgtgtctgtgtgtgtgtgtattgattgTATTGTGCCCTGTCCCCCAGGTGGTCGTTTGGAGACGGAGGTTACCAGGAGTATGACTTTAAACCTCCCTACAACACCTCCCTGTACCCTCCCCTACCAGACTCCCCTACACAGGTGCTCCTGCCCAACAAAGTCAAATACAAGTACCCCCAGCCAGGTCTGTTAATCCACCTCTCTACTGGCTTATAGTATTCATGCTATATTTAcagtattttattttaaaacagCTGGTTTTACAGAAATACCGGTTAGAAGATTACCGGattcaggagggaataagcaggaaatctacAATCCTCCAACCTGCATTTCTGAAAAACCGGGGAATTTTGGGAATGTTACCAAGATTTATCAACCCTATCTGGGAGTGTCACTGGGAATGTCTTGTTACATTTTGGAAAAGTGGACAATGTCATGcttttctctttccccctcccctccctgtctctctgtaggagTGTACACCGTCCTGGTGTCTGTGTCTAACCGCTACGAGAACAGAACCCAGCGCATCGACATGCACGTCTACAGTGTTCTTACCCACGTCGACATAGAAACAGAGCCCCGCCTCCTCCAGGCCGGCCAACCAGCAGCATTTGAGGCTCACGCCTTGCCCTCGGCCTATGGCATTGTCTATACGTGGGATTTTGGCGATGGCTCCGCCTCCAGGGAGGGGCCTCAACGTCGCGTCAACCACACCTACGGGGTCGGCCACAGTGGCGTCCATAACGTGTGTGTGTCCGTGAATAATACGATCAGCTGGACGAAGGCCTGCGCTGAGATGTTGGTGTACGAGGAGATTAAAGGGTTAACGGCGACCTCCTCCGCCCCGACCGAGCTCAACACCCCGACGATGATCTCTGCACACCTGGAGGCAGGTAACAACGTCACCTGGAGCTTCGACATGGGCGACGGGTCCATGGTGACGACGGCGGATTCCGAGGTTCCGCACACCTACGTGAAAGACGGGAACTACACGGTAAACGTGACGGCGTGGAACGCGGTGAGCGCCCGCTGGACCCTGGTACCTGTCCAGGTGTTGGTGCTGCAGGTGGTGAGGCTGGAGCCGGCGGGCTGCGTCCGGGAGCTGACCCAGGTCCACTTCCAGGCCTTCGTTTCGGGGAATGCCTCCTCTCACCTGTATGAGTGGAGCTTCGGGGACGGGACCCCCAACCAGACACACCTGGGCAGCCCCAGGATCAGCCACTCCTACTGGGGCAGTGGGGACTACCATCTCTCCCTGCTGCTGTCCAGCGGCGTCAACAAGGCCAACTTCTTTGCGTGGGTGTGCGTCCAGCCGGCGGTGTCCAACGTGACCCTGACCCCAGAGAAGAACAACTTCAGACTGGGGGAGGAGAGCCGGTTCAGGGCCAGCGCCCGGCCAGACTTCGACTACACCTACCTATGGGATTTTGGGGTGATTGACGACTCTACACCTGTCCAGGGCCATAAGGACATGGTGTTCACCTATAAAAGCCCTGGTCAGTACCTGGTGACGGTCACTGTGTCCAACAACATCTCCTGCAGTAACGACAGCGTTCTGATTCAGATCCAGCGGCCGGTAGGACTAGTTCTGATCCAACATAACGGGACTAGATCCAATAACCTGACTCTGAGGGAGGTGTACCTCTTCACCACCTCTTCGCTGGCGCCCGCCATCTTCTACACCTGGGATTTCGGCGACGGAACGCCCCTCACCCCCGGGCCGAACGTGACACACGCCTACAACGTCTCTGGAGTCTTCAATGTCACGCTGACGGCGGCAAACCCGGTGAGCAGCAACCACACCCGGGTTGCCGTGGCAGTCCTGGCACCCATCCGCGGCCTGGTGGTCAACGCTGATCGGGTCAACGTCCCCATAAACGCCACAGTCAACTTCAAGGCTCACCTCGAGGAAGGCGACGGTGTGCGGTTTTCGTGGAACCTGTGTGACGGTTGCACGCCCAGGCTCCAAGAATGGAAGACTCATTACACCTTCCGGTCGGTGGGGACGTACAACGTCATCGTCACGGCAGAGAGCGACGTGGGCTCAGCCCAGGCCAGCGTGTACATCTACGTGCTGCGGGAGCTGGAGGGGCTGCAGATCCAGCCTGAGGAGGAGATGGGGGGCGAGGGGGGGTGTTGCTATGCCACCAACCGTCTGCTCCACCTCCAGGCCGCGCTGAGGGAAGGGACCAACATGTCCTTTAGCTGGAACCTCCTCAGGGAGTTGGCGCCGGTCAGCACTGCGCTCAACCTCAGCGGGAAGACCATCCCGGTCAACTTCTCCACCCCTGGTCCCTGTGACGTCTTCCTACGGGCCACCAACCTCCTCGGAACGCTTGCGGTGAACAGAACCATCCAGTTCCTCGATCCGGTTGGAGAGCTGTACCTGGAGACCAGCGTCAACCCCGTGGCGGTCAACTCCTCCACTAACCTGACGGTGTTGGCCAGTAAAGGCTCGGACATGCAGTACCGGTGGTCGGCTGATGAGGGCGCTCTAGGCGGGAATGAGCCCTCTGTGGTTCATTGGTTCACTAGTCCAGGGATGAAGGTCGTTACTGTGGAAGTGTCCAATGAGGTCAGCACCGAGACGGTGTCGAAGTTCATTGACGTCCAGGAAGTGGTAACGGGATTGACGTTCTCTACGACTAACGTCACGGAGCAGAACTTTGTGGCCACCGGCGTCAACGTCTCCCTCCACGGAGAATTAAGGACCGGCACCACCGTATCTTGGACCTGGCTGTTACTGGGCAGAACAGAGATTGGACGGACGGTGTCCCATGTTTTCCGTGAACCAGGGCCGTTCACCGTTATGCTAAACGCTACCAACGACGTTAGCGGCGAGACGTTTTCCAGAGAGTTGACGGTACAGGATAAGATTCAGGGGTTGGAGCTGAGGGCCAGTAAGAGGATCGCGGCGGTCGGGGAGAGGGTGGAGTTTACCATCGCCAAGGCGTCAGGGACGAACGTGAGCTTCATCCTCAGCATCAGCGGA
It includes:
- the LOC120023468 gene encoding polycystin-1-like, translated to MEPSTSTPLPSTSCPPPQQWCPFLGRCLPLASPCHSGSCANCTQADPLPPGALRPSYSLVDEVVVKLPAGPVTHILVRERVEDLLVSPGDIIGLQHDAGPASLLRCDPSPQSPWRQPILALNQSDWLWANSNQSEGSVDLDQSVEITLEDVRGGGWAADVVCPIRVLYVGHSETQLQGSQLSSGLPQPGLYSLEVTSDDPAFPVTASCPVRVVPPLGLTVLHPPSQNGTYYFRPNQTVVLLRVHSQYGAKVHWQGSNQSVFFQDHCPPDFLPTVGECRGAGREGEPGSGGENQSHSLFAVIDLGLGDERGPVVVNLSAHSEVTEASLSLLVGVEEPLRGLVVQPHPRHRVLMESVVSYTAAVEGGSNPTFKWTVDDKPYFTYYNTVLNIIYQNPAVYKLSVTAMNHVSNLTDHFNVTVDRMNPMVNLTVTGVPGVVTQGSDQFLTTTVVLDMSVDATFRWSFGDGGYQEYDFKPPYNTSLYPPLPDSPTQVLLPNKVKYKYPQPGVYTVLVSVSNRYENRTQRIDMHVYSVLTHVDIETEPRLLQAGQPAAFEAHALPSAYGIVYTWDFGDGSASREGPQRRVNHTYGVGHSGVHNVCVSVNNTISWTKACAEMLVYEEIKGLTATSSAPTELNTPTMISAHLEAGNNVTWSFDMGDGSMVTTADSEVPHTYVKDGNYTVNVTAWNAVSARWTLVPVQVLVLQVVRLEPAGCVRELTQVHFQAFVSGNASSHLYEWSFGDGTPNQTHLGSPRISHSYWGSGDYHLSLLLSSGVNKANFFAWVCVQPAVSNVTLTPEKNNFRLGEESRFRASARPDFDYTYLWDFGVIDDSTPVQGHKDMVFTYKSPGQYLVTVTVSNNISCSNDSVLIQIQRPVGLVLIQHNGTRSNNLTLREVYLFTTSSLAPAIFYTWDFGDGTPLTPGPNVTHAYNVSGVFNVTLTAANPVSSNHTRVAVAVLAPIRGLVVNADRVNVPINATVNFKAHLEEGDGVRFSWNLCDGCTPRLQEWKTHYTFRSVGTYNVIVTAESDVGSAQASVYIYVLRELEGLQIQPEEEMGGEGGPR